From Calonectris borealis chromosome 7, bCalBor7.hap1.2, whole genome shotgun sequence, one genomic window encodes:
- the NPM3 gene encoding LOW QUALITY PROTEIN: nucleoplasmin-3 (The sequence of the model RefSeq protein was modified relative to this genomic sequence to represent the inferred CDS: inserted 1 base in 1 codon): MRDGAAGPWIWSPSSGGGRGAGRLGLARHGPPRSXAPRCRLMEPHGPGCPGSVLFGCELTASTKSYTFQVDEEDDSDHILALSVVCLTDGAKDECNVVEVVGRNHENQEIAVPVANLKLSCQPLLSLDNFKLQPPVTFRLAAGSGPVHLAGWHRIVHREDASFEDDDDLSEEEEEELAPIMPAKK; encoded by the exons ATGCGGGACGGTGCTGCAGGGCCCTGGATCTGGTCACCCTCatccgggggcgggcggggggcggggcggctcGGCTTGGCTCGGCacggcccgccccgct cagcGCCGCGCTGCCGCCTCATGGAGCCGCACGGGCCCGGCTGCCCCGGCAGCGTCCTCTtcg GCTGTGAGCTGACTGCCAGTACCAAATCCTACACGTTTCAGGTGGATGAGGAAGATGATTCCGACCACATTTTGGCCCTGTCTGTG GTCTGCCTCACGGACGGTGCCAAAGACGAATGCAATGTGGTGGAGGTTGTCGGGCGAAACCACGAGAACCAGGAGATCGCTGTGCCCGTGGCGAATCTGAAGTTGTCATGCCAGCCCTTG CTGAGTCTGGACAACTTCAAGCTGCAGCCTCCGGTGACCTTCCGCCTGGCGGCGGGCTCTGGCCCGGTACACCTCGCCGGCTGGCACCGGATCG TGCACAGGGAAGATGCTTCCTTTGAGGATGACGATGACTtgtctgaggaggaggaggaggagcttgCTCCTATCATGCCAGCCAAGAAGTAG